The following proteins are encoded in a genomic region of Molothrus aeneus isolate 106 chromosome 12, BPBGC_Maene_1.0, whole genome shotgun sequence:
- the CELSR3 gene encoding cadherin EGF LAG seven-pass G-type receptor 3 isoform X2, with the protein MDALMNSRSRDLFSIDPRAGLISTTQALDRESMDLHYFRVTATDHGAPRLSATTMVAITVADRNDHDPVFEQGEYRETIRENVEEGYPILQLRATDVDSLPNANIRYRFVNERAAHDIFEIDPRSGLITTSGPVDREKMEKYSLVVEANDQGREPGPRSATVKVYITVLDENDNIPQFSEKRYIVQVREDIRPHTEILRVTATDLDKDNNALVHYNIISGNSRGQFSIDSVTGEIQVVAPLDFEVEREYALRIRAQDAGRPPLSNNTGMASIQVVDINDHAPIFVSTPFQISVLENAPLGHSVIHIQAVDADYGENSRLEYKLTGVSADTPFVVNSATGWITVSGPLDRESVEHYFFGVEAHDHGSPSLSASASVTITVMDVNDNRPEFTQKEYFIRLNEDAAVGTSVLSVTAVDRDVNSAITYQITGGNTRNRFSISTQGGLGLITLSLPLDYKQERRYVLTVTASDRTLRDNCHVHINITDANTHRPVFQSAHYSVSINEDRPVGSTVVVISATDDDVGENARITYYLEDNVPQFRIDPDSGAITLQAQLDYEDQVTYTLAITAKDNGIPQKADTTYVEIMVNDVNDNAPQFVSPLYQGVISEDAPPFTSVLQISATDRDAHTNGRVQYTFQNGEDGDGDFTIEPTSGIIRTVRRLDRESVPVYELTAYAVDRGIPPQRTPVHIQVTVQDVNDNAPVFPAEEFEVLVKENSIVGSVVAQITAVDPDEGPNAQIMYQIVEGNIPEIFQMDIFSGELTALIDLDYETKSEYVIVVQATSAPLVSRATVHIKLLDQNDNSPVLKNFQILFNNYVSNKSNTFPSGVIGKVPAYDPDASDHLFYSFERGNELHLLIVNQSSGELRLSRKLDNNRPLVASMLVTVTDGIHSVTAQCVLRVIIITEDMLANSITVRLQNMWQERFLSPLLSTFLEGVATVLATPKEDIFIFNIQNDTDVGGTVLNVSFSALAPWGGRYFSSEELQEQLYMKRMVLTGTSMLEVLPFDDNVCLREPCQNYMKCISVLKFDSSAPFIASRSTLFRPIHPIAGLRCRCPQGFTGDYCETEINLCYSNPCLNGGICTRREGGYTCVCRQHFSGEHCEVDSRAGRCVPGVCHNGGTCTDGADGGFRCQCPAGGFEAPFCHVSTRSFPPRSFIMFRGLRQRFHLTLALSFSTVEPGGLLLYNGRLNERHDFLAVEIIQGQVQLKYSTGESSTVVSPYLPGGVSDGQWHTLQLRYYNKPKVSTLGVVQGPSKDKVAILTIDECDASVALQFGSEIGNYSCAAEGVQTSSKKSLDLTGPLLLGGVPNLPENFPITHRDFVGCMRDLFIDSKHIDLASYIANNGTAAGCHAKHTFCDSNPCKNGGTCSVSWGTYSCLCPVGFGGKDCRHAMHHAHYFQGNSVLTWDFKADVKISVPWYLGLAFRTRQQDGVLLQAHAGQYTTLLCQLVGGLLSFMVSRGSGRSTSLLLDQLQLSDGKWHDLQLELRDVHSGRDSRYVITLTLDFGLYQDTVVVGNELHGLKVKHLHVGGVLGSGEVQNGLRGCIQGVRLGDSVTGIVLPKPNHALRVEAGCSVPSPCDSNPCPANSVCKDEWQSYSCVCQPGYYGGDCVDVCHLNPCKNKSVCRRKPGSRLGYVCECSENFFGQYCEHRIDQQCPKGWWGNPTCGPCNCDVNKGFDPDCNKTNGQCHCKDFHYRPRGSDTCLPCDCYPVGSTSRSCDRESGRCHCRPGVIGRQCNSCDSPFAEVTPSGCQVLYDGCPKSLKAGVWWPQTKFGFSAAVLCPKGSLGAAIRHCDEEKGWLEPDLFNCTSPAFKELSVLLEGLERNKTELNTIEAKKLAHRLRAVTDHMEHYFGNDVHITFRLLSRLMAFESRQHGFGLTATQDAHFNENLLRAGSSVLAPENREHWAMLPHGEHGSASLMEQLRDYSGTLASNMKLTYLNPVGVVTPNIMLSIDRMENHSHIRRRYPRYHSSLFRGQPAWDPHTHVVLPLSVLSPPKAEAVPTAVPTLAGVEGNYTVENSSPRQALPEPEPTLTVVILIMYRTLGGLLPARYQVDRRSVRLPKNPVMNSPIVSVSVFSNHTFLQGPLDTPLVLEFYLLETANRSKPLCVQWNHSNLTNPSGFWTARDCELVYRNTTHVHCQCSQFGTFGVLMDSSHREQLEGDLETLAIVTYSLVSLSLVSLLLTFSFLTCLKGLKSNTRGIHSNISVTLFFSELLFLLGINRTENQFLCTVIAILLHCFFLSTFAWLFVQGLHIYRMQTEARNVNFGAMRFYYAIGWGVPAIITGLAVGLDPEGYGNPDFCWISIHDKLVWSFAGPITVVIVMNGVMFLLVAKMSCSPGQKETKKKSVLMTLRSSFVLLLVISTTWLFGLLAVNNSVLAFHYFYTVLCSLQGLAVLVLFCVLNEEVREAWQLACLSKKGQSEEATRSTQGPNAYNNTALFEESGLIRITLGASTVSSVSSVRSARTHSSQRAYLRDNVAARQGSALDHSLLAHAGPTDIDMAMFHRDAGGDQDSDSDSDLSLDEERSLSIPSSESEENVRLRGRFQRQLKRAAHSERLLTNPANTTPKDVDGNDLMSYWPALGECEVHPCSLQKWGSERKLGFDINKDAANNNQPDLALTSGDENSLTQTQRQRKGILKNRLQYPPTLQGLPSVGRMTNELTWYKTSTLGHRAVPAASYGRIYSGAGSLSQPASRYSSREQLDMLMRRQMSREQLSRHNSGECLEAVPSRHGSREELDTIPSRHGSTEHLESIPSRHASRENLDLLAARPSQRDHGNTLPRRQGSRDCLDALPCRFGSREQLDCGPVREVSREWLNTLPSRQVSRDQIDMLPSRDTSRERLDLLSRKQPSRDLLASARQASREQLDFLSRRSNSREPLDTVPSRQPSQDNLGSLSRRQLSRESLEPLSRRQHSRENLEAIPSRHPSTEQLDILSSILASFNSSVLSSVQSSSTPSGPQTTATPSAMQTSTPSAVCPSTPHSATSHSISELSPDSEIMRNDGHS; encoded by the exons ATGGACGCGCTGATGAACAGCCGCTCGCGGGATCTGTTCAGCATTGACCCGCGGGCCGGGCTCATCTCCACCACCCAGGCCCTGGACCGCGAGAGCATGGACCTGCACTATTTCCGAGTGACGGCCACTGACCACGGGGCACCGCGGCTCTCCGCCACCACCATGGTGGCCATCACTGTGGCTGACCGCAACGACCACGACCCCGTCTTCGAGCAGGGCGAGTACCGGGAGACCATCCGGGAGAACGTTGAGGAGGGATACCCCATCCTGCAGCTGCGGGCCACCGACGTCGACTCCCTGCCCAACGCCAACATCCGTTACCGCTTTGTCAATGAACGGGCTGCCCATGACATCTTTGAGATTGATCCCCGCTCCGGCCTCATCACCACCAGCGGGCCGGTAGACAGGGAGAAGATGGAGAAGTACTCACTGGTGGTGGAAGCCAACgaccagggcagggagccaGGACCCCGCTCCGCCACTGTCAAGGTCTACATCACGGTCCTTGATGAGAATGACAACATCCCCCAGTTCAGTGAGAAGCGCTACATTGTCCAAGTGAGGGAGGACATACGGCCCCACACCGAGATCCTGCGTGTCACTGCCACGGACCTGGACAAGGACAACAACGCGCTGGTGCACTACAACATCATCAGCGGGAACAGTAGGGGCCAGTTCTCCATTGACAGTGTCACTGGGGAAATACAGGTGGTGGCCCCCCTGGATTTTGAGGTGGAACGGGAGTACGCCCTGAGGATCCGGGCTCAGGATGCAGGGCGTCCTCCTCTTTCTAACAACACTGGCATGGCGAGCATCCAGGTGGTGGACATCAATGACCATGCCCCCATTTTTGTCAGCACCCCTTTTCAAATCTCTGTCCTGGAGAATGCTCCCCTGGGCCACTCTGTCATCCACATCCAGGCCGTGGATGCAGACTACGGCGAGAACTCCCGCCTGGAGTACAAACTGACAGGGGTGTCGGCTGACACACCCTTTGTGGTGAACAGTGCCACGGGGTGGATCACAGTCAGTGGGCCCTTGGACCGGGAATCGGTCGAGCACTATTTTTTTGGGGTAGAGGCTCATGACCATGGCTCTCCGTCTTTATCCGCCTCGGCCAGCGTCACCATCACTGTCATGGATGTCAACGACAACCGCCCCGAGTTCACCCAGAAGGAATACTTCATCCGCCTGAACGAGGACGCGGCTGTGGGCACCAGCGTCCTCAGCGTCACGGCAGTGGACCGGGACGTGAACAGTGCCATCACGTACCAGATCACAGGGGGCAACACACGGAACCGCTTCTCCATCAGCacgcagggagggctggggctcATCACTCTGTCTCTGCCGCTGGACTACAAGCAGGAGAGGCGCTATGTGCTCACGGTGACGGCCTCTGACCGCACCCTGCGTGACAACTGCCACGTTCACATCAACATCACCGATGCCAACACGCACCGGCCTGTGTTCCAGAGTGCCCACTACTCCGTGAGCATCAACGAGGACCGGCCTGTGGGCAGCACCGTGGTGGTGATCAGTGCCACGGACGATGACGTGGGAGAGAACGCCCGCATCACCTACTACCTGGAAGACAATGTCCCTCAGTTCCGTATTGACCCAGACTCTGGGGCCATCACCCTCCAGGCACAACTGGACTATGAGGACCAGGTCACCTATACATTGGCTATCACTGCCAAGGACAATGGGATCCCCCAGAAGGCAGACACCACGTATGTTGAAATCATGGTGAATGACGTTAATGACAATGCCCCCCAGTTTGTTAGCCCTCTTTACCAGGGCGTGATCTCTGAGGATGCACCTCCCTTCACCAGCGTGCTCCAGATCTCTGCCACCGACCGGGATGCCCACACCAACGGGCGAGTGCAGTACACCTTCCAGAACGGGGAGGACGGGGATGGAGACTTCACCATAGAGCCCACCTCGGGCATCATTCGCACCGTGCGCAGGCTGGACCGCGAGAGCGTTCCTGTCTACGAACTGACTGCCTACGCTGTGGACAGGGGCATCCCCCCTCAGAGAACTCCCGTCCACATCCAGGTCACCGTTCAGGATGTGAATGACAATGCTCCTGTCTTTCCTGCTGAAGAGTTTGAGGTCCTGGTGAAGGAGAACAGCATTGTAGGCTCTGTGGTGGCCCAAATCACAGCTGTTGACCCGGATGAGGGACCCAATGCCCAGATTATGTACCAAATTGTGGAAGGCAACATCCCCGAGATATTCCAGATGGACATTTTTTCTGGGGAGCTCACAGCCTTGATAGACTTGGATTATGAGACAAAATCCGAATATGTGATTGTAGTGCAGGCCACCTCTGCCCCTCTGGTCAGCAGAGCTACAGTCCACATCAAACTCCTTGACCAGAATGACAACAGCCCTGTTCTGAAGAACTTCCAAATCCTGTTCAATAACTACGTGTCAAATAAATCCAACACCTTCCCTTCAGGGGTCATAGGGAAGGTCCCAGCGTATGACCCAGATGCATCTGACCACCTCTTCTACTCCTTTGAGCGGGGAAATGAGCTGCACTTGTTGATTGTAAATCAGTCGAGCGGGGAGCTGAGGCTGAGCCGCAAGCTGGACAACAACCGTCCGCTTGTGGCCTCCATGCTGGTGACTGTCACAG ACGGGATCCACAGCGTGACAGCTCAGTGCGTCCTGCGCGTGATCATCATCACGGAGGACATGCTGGCCAACAGCATCACCGTGCGCCTGCAGAACATGTGGCAGGAGAGGTTCCTCTCCCCGCTGCTCTCCACCTTCCTGGAAGGAGTGGCCACCGTGCTTGCGACGCCCAAGGAGGACATCTTCATCTTCAACATCCAGAACGACACGGACGTGGGGGGCACGGTGCTCAACGTCAGCTTCTCAGCGCTGGCGCCCTGGGGCGGGCGCTACTTCAGCtcggaggagctgcaggagcagctgtacATGAAGCGCATGGTGCTGACAGGCACCTCcatgctggaggtgctgccctTTGACGACAACGTGTGCCTGCGGGAGCCCTGCCAGAACTACATGAAGTGCATCTCCGTGCTCAAGTTCGACAGCTCGGCGCCCTTCATCGCCTCCCGCTCCACCCTGTTCCGGCCCATCCACCCCATCGCCGGCCTGCGCTGCCGCTGCCCCCAGGGCTTCACCGGGGACTACTGCGAGACAGAGATCAACCTGTGCTACTCCAACCCCTGCCTCAACGGGGGCATCTGCACCCGCAGGGAGGGGGGGTACACCTGCGTCTGCCGCCAGCACTTCAGCG GAGAGCACTGTGAGGTGGACAGCCGTGCGGGGCGCTGCGTGCCCGGCGTGTGCCACAACGGCGGCACCTGCACCGACGGCGCCGACGGCGGCTTCCGCTGCCAGTGCCCGGCGGGCGGCTTCGAGGCGCCCTTCTGCCACGTGTCCACGCGCTCCTTCCCACCGCGATCCTTCATCATGTTCCGGGGCCTGCGCCAGCGCTTCCACCTCACCCTCGCCCTCTC GTTCAGCACTGTGGAGCCCGGCGGCCTCCTGCTCTACAATGGGCGTTTGAATGAGAGGCACGACTTCCTGGCAGTGGAGATCATCCAGGGGCAGGTCCAGCTGAAATACTCCACAG GAGAGTCCAGCACGGTGGTGAGCCCCTACCTGCCGGGGGGTGTGAGTGATGGGCAGTGGCACACGCTGCAGCTCCGCTACTACAACAAG CCCAAGGTCAGCACCCTGGGGGTGGTGCAGGGCCCCTCCAAGGACAAGGTGGCCATCTTGACAATAGATGAATGTGATGCTTCAGTGGCCCTGCAGTTTGGCAGTGAGATTGGAAACTActcctgtgctgcagaaggTGTGCAGACCAGCTCAAAAAA GTCCCTGGACCTCACAGGTCCCTTGCTCCTTGGAGGGGTCCCCAACCTGCCAGAAAACTTCCCCATCACTCACCGGGACTTTGTGGGATGCATGCGAGACCTCTTCATCGACAGCAAGCACATTGACCTGGCCTCCTACATTGCCAACAACGGAACTGCTGCAG GTTGTCATGCCAAGCacacattctgtgattccaacCCCTGCAAGAACGGTGGCACCTGCTCTGTCAGCTGGGGGACCTACTCCTGCCTCTGTCCTGTTGGCTTTGGGGGCAAGGACTGTCGCCATG CCATGCACCATGCCCACTATTTTCAGGGCAACAGTGTCCTGACCTGGGACTTCAAGGCAGATGTGAAGATCTCAGTGCCGTGGTACCTGGGGCTGGCGTTCCGGACACGCCAGCAGGATGGGGTGCTTCTGCAGGCCCACGCGGGCCAGTACaccaccctgctctgccag CTGGTTGGGGGCCTGCTCTCCTTCATGGTGAGCAGGGGGTCAGGGCGCAGCACCAGCCTGCTCCTGgaccagctgcagctcagtgatGGGAAGTGGCATGacctccagctggagctgcgGGATGTCCACAGCGGGCGAGACTCGCGCTACGTCATCACCCTCACCCTGGACTTTGGGCTCTACCAG GACACGGTGGTTGTGGGAAATGAACTGCATGGCCTGAAGGTGAAACACCTGCATGTGGGGGGAGTCCTGGGCTCTGGCGAGGTGCAGAATGGGCTGAGGGGCTGCATACAG GGTGTGCGCCTGGGTGACAGCGTCACCGGGATCGTGCTGCCCAAGCCCAACCATGCCCTGCGGGTGGAGGCTGGCTGCAGTGTCCCAAGCCCCTGCGACTCCAACCCCTGCCCAGCCAACAGTGTCTGCAAGGATGAGTGGCAGAGCTACTCCTGTGTCTGCCAGCCAG GGTACTACGGAGGGGACTGTGTGGATGTGTGTCACCTGAACCCCTGCAAGAACAAGTCGGTGTGTCGCCGCAAGCCTGGCTCGCGCCTGGGCTACGTCTGCGAGTGCAGTGAGAACTTCTTTGGGCAGTACTGTGAGCACAG GATAGACCAGCAGTGTCCAAAGGGCTGGTGGGGAAACCCCACCTGTGGGCCCTGTAACTGTGATGTGAACAAAGGCTTTGACCCCGACTGCAATAAAACCAACGGGCAGTGCCACTGCAAG GACTTCCACTACCGGCCCAGAGGCAGTGACACGTGCCTGCCCTGTGACTGCTACCCCGTGGGCTCCACCTCGCGCTCCTGTGACAGGGAGAGCGGCCGCTGCCACTGCCGGCCCGGGGTCATCGGCCGCCAGTGCAACAGCTGTGACAGCCCCTTCGCTGAGGTGACACCCAGCGGCTGCCAGG TGCTCTACGACGGCTGCCCCAAAAGCCTGAAGGCAGGTGTGTGGTGGCCCCAGACCAAGTTTGGCTTCTcggctgcagtgctgtgtcccaaAGGCTCCTTGG GTGCAGCCATCAGACACTGTGATGAGGAGAAGGGCTGGCTGGAGCCAGATCTCTTCAACTGCACTTCGCCTGCCTTCAAGGAGCTGTCTGTGCTG CTGGAGGGCTTGGAGAGGAACAAGACTGAGCTCAACACAATTGAAGCCAAGAAGCTGGCGCACCGTCTGCGGGCCGTGACAGACCACATGGAGCACTACTTTGGCAACGACGTGCACATCACCTTCCGCCTGCTGTCCCGCCTCATGGCCTTCGAGAGCCGCCAGCACGGCTTCGGCCTCACCGCCACGCAGGACGCCCACTTCAACGAG AACCTGCTGCgtgcaggcagctctgtgctggccccTGAGAACCGGGAGCACTGGGCCATGCTGCCCCACGGGGAGCACGGCAGCGCCAGCCTCATGGAGCAGCTGCGCGACTACTCGGGCACGCTGGCCAGCAACATGAAACTCACCTACCTCAACCCCGTCGGTGTCGTCACCCCCAACATCA TGCTGAGCATCGATCGCATGGAGAACCACTCCCACATCCGCCGGCGCTATCCCCGCTaccacagcagcctcttcagGGGCCAGCCCGCCTGGGACCCCCACACACACGTGGTGCTGCCACTGTCGGTGCTGAGCCCTCCAAAAGCTGAAG ctgtgcccacagcagtgcccacGCTGGCTGGGGTTGAAGGGAACTACACTGTGGAGAACTCCTCCCCGAGGCAGGCGCTGCCAGAGCCCGAGCCCACTCTCACTGTGGTCATCCTCATCATGTACCGCACCCTCGGGGGGCTGCTGCCTGCGCGCTACCAGGTGGATCGCCGCAGCGTCAG GCTCCCCAAGAATCCTGTGATGAACTCTCCCATTGTGAGTGTGTCTGTGTTCAGCAATCACACCTTCCTGCAAGGACCCCTGGACACCCCTCTTGTGCTGGAATTTTACCTGCTGGAGACAGCCAACAGGAGCAAACCTCTCTGTGTCCAGTGGAACCACTCCAACCT GACCAACCCCTCTGGCTTCTGGACAGCCAGGGACTGCGAGCTCGTGTACCGAAACACCACCCATGTCCactgccagtgctcccagtttggcACCTTTGGGGTTTTGATGGACAGCTCACACCGAGAG caactGGAAGGTGATCTGGAGACATTGGCAATTGTCACCTATTCCTTGGTGTCTCTCTCCTTGGTGTCTCTGCTGCTGACCTTCTCCTTTCTGACCTGCCTCAAAGGCCTCAAGTCCAACACACGTGGCATCCACTCCAACATATCTGTCACCCTCTTCTTCTCTGAGCTGCTCTTTCTCCTGGGTATCAACCGCACTGAGAACCAG TTTCTCTGCACTGTGATTGCCATCCTCCTCCACTGCTTCTTCCTCTCCACCTTTGCCTGGCTCTTCGTCCAGGGCCTCCACATCTACCGCATGCAGACGGAAGCGCGGAATGTCAACTTTGGAGCCATGCGCTTCTACTACGCCATCGGCTGGGGTGTGCCTGCCATCATCACTG ggctggctgttgGCCTGGATCCTGAGGGCTACGGGAACCCCGActtctgctggatttccattCATGATAAGCTGGTCTGGAGCTTTGCAGGCCCCATTACTGTCGTCATTGTG ATGAATGGGGTCATGTTCCTGCTTGTGGCCAAGATGTCCTGTTCCCCAGGCCAAAAGGAGACCAAGAAGAAATCAGTTCT catGACGTTACGGAGCTCCTTTGTTCTGCTTCTAGTTATTAGCACTACCTGGCTTTTTGGCCTCTTGGCTGTCAACAACAGTGTCCTGGCTTTCCACTACTTCTACACTGtcctctgcagcctccag ggcctggcagtgctggtccTGTTCTGTGTACTGAATGAGGAGGTGCGGGAGGCATGGCAGCTGGCCTGCCTCAGCAAGAAGGGGCAGAGCGAGGAGGCCACGAGGAGCACACAG GGCCCCAATGCCTACAACAACACAGCACTGTTTGAGGAGAGCGGGCTCATCCGCATCACCCTGGGGGCCTCCACGGTGTCCTCGGTGAGCAGCGTGCGCTCTGCCCGCACCCACTCCAGCCAGAGAGCTTACCTCAG AGACAACGTGGCAGCACgtcagggctcagccctggaTCACAGCCTGTTGGCTCACGCCGGCCCCACGGACATTGACATGGCAATGTTCCACCGTGATGCTGGGGGAG ACCAGGATTCGGACTCGGACAGTGACCTGTCTCTGGATGAGGAGCGCAGCCTCTCCATCCCATCCTCAGAGAGCGAGGAGAACGTTCGCCTGCGGGGCCGCTTCCAGCGCCAGCTCAAGCGGGCGGCGCACAGCGAGCGCCTCCTCACCAACCCTGCCAACACCACTCCCAAAG ATGTGGATGGCAATGACCTCATGTCATATTGGCCAGCTCTGGGCGAGTGTGAGGTTcacccctgctccctgcagaagTGGGGCTCTGAGCGGAAGCTGGGATTTGACATCAATAAGGATGCAGCCAACAATAATCAGCCAGACCTGGCTTTGACCAGTGGGGATGAGAACTCCCTCACCCAGACCCAGCGGCAGAGAAAAG GGATTTTGAAGAACCGCCTCCAGTACCCCCCAACTCTCCAGGGCTTGCCATCTGTTGGCAGGATGACCAACGAGCTGACGTGGTACAAGACGTCCACGCTGGGtcacagggctgtccctgctgcctcctaTGGCAGGATCTACTCTGGGGCTGGCAGTCTGTCCCAGCCAGCCAGCCGATACTCGTCCCGGGAGCAGCTTGACATGCTGATGAGGAGACAGATGTCCcgggagcagctgagcaggcaCAACTCAGGAGAGTGCCTGGAAGCTGTGCCCAGTCGGCATGGGTCCAGAGAGGAGCTGGACACTATCCCCAGCAGGCATGGATCTACTGAACACCTGGAAAGTATCCCAAGCAGACATGCATCTAGGGAGAACTTGGATCTACTCGCTGCTAGGCCCAGTCAGAGAGATCACGGGAACACGCTGCCCCGGAGGCAGGGCTCCAGAGACTGCCTTGATGCTTTACCCTGCAGATTTGGGTCAAGAGAGCAGCTAGACTGTGGGCCAGTAAGAGAAGTCTCTAGAGAGTGGCTAAACACATTGCCAAGTAGGCAAGTGTCCAGAGACCAAATAGACATGTTGCCAAGTCGGGATACTTCTCGAGAGCGATTGGATTTGCTTTCTAGAAAACAGCCTTCAAGGGATCTGCTAGCATCAGCTAGACAAGCTTCAAGGGAGCAGCTGGACTTTTTGTCCAGAAGATCCAATTCCAGAGAGCCTCTGGACACAGTGCCTAGCAGGCAGCCCTCGCAGGACAACCTGGGCAGTCTCTCTCGGAGGCAGCTGTCCAGGGAAAGCCTGGAACCGCTGTCAAGGAGACAGCATTCTAGGGAGAACCTGGAGGCCATTCCCAGCAGACATCCTTCCACTGAACAGTTAGATATCCTTTCTTCCATCCTTGCTTCTTTTAACTCCTCCGTGCTGTCCTCGGTGCAATCTTCCAGCACGCCTTCAGGCCCTCAGACCACCGCCACCCCCTCTGCCATGCAGACCTCGACGCCCTCTGCAGTGTGTCCCTCAACACCTCATTCTGCCACCTCCCACAGCATTTCAGAGCTGTCACCAGACTCAGA AATAATGAGAAACGATGGCCATTCCTGA